A genomic region of Laspinema palackyanum D2c contains the following coding sequences:
- a CDS encoding Uma2 family endonuclease encodes MTQLQTDISTPTLTFEEYLYYQGKPDVICELYRGKLLEMPIPPGLHTRICHFLTAQFQRYFVTHDLPLVTTGLTGVRTEDNTSRIPDVVICSAELWDRVCTRKCAGVLDFEEKPVMVVEVTSDNWREDYILKRAEYAMVNIPEYWIIDPNKSKIQVCFNSNNDNGYEDLEFLPGQDIHSVQFPDLILPVNRVFSPPLVTDLIREEQAERTQLEQRVQEERQRVQEERQRAEEERQRADRLAQRLREMGIDPDAV; translated from the coding sequence ATGACACAACTACAAACTGATATTTCTACCCCGACATTGACTTTTGAAGAATATTTGTACTATCAGGGAAAACCCGATGTTATCTGTGAGTTATACCGGGGGAAACTGCTTGAAATGCCAATACCGCCCGGATTGCACACCCGAATTTGCCATTTTTTAACCGCCCAATTTCAGCGTTATTTTGTCACTCACGATTTACCGTTAGTGACGACGGGGTTGACTGGAGTCCGAACCGAAGACAATACCTCGCGAATTCCCGATGTGGTCATCTGTTCTGCGGAACTTTGGGACCGAGTTTGTACGAGAAAATGTGCAGGCGTCTTAGATTTTGAAGAAAAACCTGTGATGGTTGTAGAAGTCACGAGCGATAATTGGCGGGAAGATTATATTCTCAAGCGCGCCGAATATGCGATGGTAAATATTCCCGAATATTGGATTATCGATCCGAATAAGTCGAAAATCCAAGTTTGTTTTAACTCGAACAATGATAATGGGTACGAAGATTTAGAATTTTTGCCAGGACAGGATATTCATTCGGTGCAGTTTCCGGACTTGATTTTACCTGTAAATCGCGTCTTTTCTCCTCCGCTGGTGACCGATTTAATCCGCGAAGAACAAGCTGAACGAACACAGCTAGAACAACGGGTTCAAGAGGAACGTCAACGGGTTCAAGAGGAACGTCAACGGGCTGAAGAGGAACGTCAACGGGCCGATCGCCTTGCCCAACGCTTGCGAGAAATGGGGATAGATCCAGATGCAGTTTAA
- a CDS encoding phosphoribulokinase codes for MTSKPESVVLIGVAGDSGCGKSTFLHRLKDLFGEELMTVICLDDYHSLDRKQRKEHGVTALDPRANNFDLMYEQVKALKNGQAVDKPIYNHETGMIDPPERVEPNHIIVIEGLHPIYDERVRALLDFSVYLDISDEVKIAWKIQRDMAERGHRYEDVLASINSRRPDFSAYIEPQKAHADVVIRVLPTNLIPDDKERKVLRVQMIQRYGVHDMDPVYLFDEGSTINWTPCGRKLTCSYPGIKMAYGPDAFEGHEVSILEVDGQFENLEEMIYIESHLSNTSTKFYGELTELLLQHPTYPGSNNGTGLFQVLTGLKMRAAYERLTSKEAKIAAKV; via the coding sequence ATGACCAGTAAGCCGGAAAGCGTGGTTCTAATTGGTGTTGCCGGAGACTCCGGATGCGGCAAATCGACATTCCTGCACCGACTAAAAGACCTATTTGGAGAAGAACTGATGACGGTCATCTGCTTGGATGACTATCACAGTTTAGACCGCAAACAGCGGAAAGAGCATGGGGTCACAGCGCTTGACCCAAGAGCGAATAACTTTGACTTGATGTATGAACAAGTCAAAGCGCTAAAGAACGGTCAGGCGGTTGACAAGCCCATCTATAACCACGAAACTGGCATGATCGATCCACCTGAACGGGTGGAACCGAATCACATTATCGTGATTGAGGGGCTGCATCCCATTTATGATGAGCGGGTTCGCGCCCTGCTCGATTTCAGCGTCTACCTCGATATCAGTGATGAGGTGAAGATTGCCTGGAAAATTCAACGGGATATGGCAGAACGCGGCCACCGTTATGAAGATGTTTTAGCATCCATTAACTCCCGTCGTCCTGACTTTAGCGCCTATATTGAACCGCAAAAAGCTCATGCTGATGTGGTCATCCGGGTGTTACCGACGAACTTAATCCCCGATGACAAAGAACGGAAGGTTCTGCGGGTGCAGATGATCCAACGGTACGGGGTGCATGATATGGATCCGGTGTATCTGTTTGATGAGGGTTCCACGATTAATTGGACCCCTTGTGGACGTAAACTCACCTGTTCCTACCCAGGGATCAAAATGGCCTACGGACCGGATGCCTTTGAAGGTCATGAAGTCTCGATTTTGGAAGTAGACGGTCAGTTCGAGAATTTAGAGGAGATGATCTATATCGAAAGTCACCTCAGTAACACCTCTACTAAGTTTTACGGGGAATTGACCGAACTGTTGCTTCAGCACCCCACCTATCCGGGTTCTAACAATGGTACAGGTTTGTTCCAAGTGCTCACGGGTCTGAAGATGCGCGCCGCTTACGAGCGCTTAACTTCCAAGGAAGCCAAAATAGCAGCGAAGGTGTAA
- a CDS encoding type II toxin-antitoxin system VapC family toxin: MADAYVVDASVLIQYFLTETNTPQVRVLIGGLARGDRLYVPEFGLLECVNILWRNVRFQGLPQTDGEQMIRDLLDLPLDIKPVSELLPRAFQIGLTHQLAIYDSLYIALALDRDCPLITVDVRQSQAGAASGVVLKAIADFSSLP, from the coding sequence ATGGCAGATGCCTATGTAGTGGATGCCAGCGTGTTGATTCAGTATTTCTTAACAGAAACTAATACGCCACAGGTGCGGGTTTTAATTGGGGGTTTGGCAAGGGGCGATCGCTTGTATGTTCCAGAATTTGGCCTGTTAGAATGCGTCAACATTCTGTGGCGGAATGTCCGCTTTCAAGGGTTGCCTCAGACAGACGGGGAACAGATGATTCGCGATTTGTTAGATTTACCCTTGGACATCAAACCCGTTAGTGAACTGCTACCTCGTGCGTTTCAAATCGGTTTAACTCATCAGTTAGCAATCTATGATTCGCTTTATATCGCCTTGGCATTAGATCGGGATTGCCCTTTAATTACCGTTGATGTCCGACAATCTCAAGCGGGGGCAGCTAGTGGTGTGGTTTTGAAGGCGATCGCTGATTTTTCGTCGTTGCCATAA
- a CDS encoding homoserine dehydrogenase produces the protein MTFKIGLLGLGTVGAGTAQILLDSGGRHPLLQELKIARVGVRSLDKPRDIDLPADILTTDLESIVTDPEIDIVVELIGGLEPARSLMLKAIASGKHIVTANKAAIALHGAEIFTAANEKGVYVMLEAAVGGGIPVIQPLKQSLGSNRIQGVMGIVNGTTNYILTRMQLEGADFEAVLADAQKLGYAEADPTADVDGLDAADKIAILASLAFGGRIKREQVYAEGIRQVSAEDIAYAEKLGFVIKLLAIAKREAGPTPQPNSEIEDRLQLRVHPTLVPKQHPLANVNGVYNAIFVEGDPIGQVMFYGRGAGAGPTASAVVADILNVAAVLKTETEPIPHPLLSCSHQHYCAIAPMEDVVTRFYARFLTQDSPGVIGELGTIFGKNGVSLESVVQIGMRENQAEIVVVTHDVKEGNFNHALDEIRNLAAIVSIPSLLRVL, from the coding sequence GTGACTTTCAAAATTGGTTTACTGGGATTGGGAACGGTGGGCGCAGGAACGGCGCAGATCTTGCTAGACTCCGGAGGACGTCATCCGTTGTTGCAGGAGTTGAAAATTGCTCGGGTGGGGGTGCGATCGCTGGATAAACCCCGGGATATCGACCTTCCTGCGGATATTTTAACCACGGATTTAGAATCAATCGTCACGGATCCTGAGATTGATATTGTGGTGGAGTTGATTGGCGGGTTGGAACCGGCGCGATCGCTGATGTTGAAGGCGATCGCCTCTGGGAAGCATATTGTCACTGCCAACAAAGCGGCGATCGCCTTACATGGTGCAGAAATCTTCACTGCTGCCAATGAAAAAGGGGTCTATGTGATGTTAGAAGCGGCAGTGGGAGGCGGTATCCCGGTGATTCAACCCCTGAAGCAGTCTTTGGGAAGCAACCGCATCCAAGGGGTGATGGGTATCGTCAATGGCACCACCAACTACATTCTCACCCGGATGCAACTGGAAGGGGCGGATTTTGAGGCGGTGCTCGCGGATGCTCAAAAATTGGGTTATGCGGAAGCGGACCCCACGGCAGATGTGGATGGTTTGGATGCTGCTGATAAAATCGCAATTCTGGCATCCTTGGCATTTGGGGGACGCATCAAGCGTGAACAAGTTTATGCCGAAGGGATTCGCCAGGTGAGTGCAGAAGATATCGCTTATGCGGAAAAACTGGGATTTGTGATTAAGTTACTGGCGATCGCCAAGCGGGAAGCAGGTCCTACTCCTCAACCTAACAGCGAGATTGAAGATCGCTTACAGTTGAGAGTGCATCCGACCCTAGTGCCGAAACAACATCCTTTGGCGAATGTGAATGGGGTTTATAACGCTATTTTTGTGGAAGGGGACCCGATCGGACAGGTGATGTTTTATGGACGAGGGGCCGGTGCAGGTCCCACGGCAAGCGCCGTGGTTGCGGATATTTTAAATGTGGCGGCAGTCTTGAAAACGGAAACGGAACCGATACCCCATCCGTTGTTAAGTTGTTCTCATCAACATTACTGTGCGATCGCCCCAATGGAAGATGTGGTGACACGCTTTTATGCCCGATTTTTGACTCAGGATAGTCCTGGGGTGATCGGGGAATTGGGGACAATTTTTGGCAAAAATGGCGTCAGTCTCGAATCCGTGGTGCAAATTGGGATGCGTGAAAATCAGGCGGAAATTGTGGTGGTTACCCATGATGTGAAAGAAGGCAATTTTAATCATGCCTTAGATGAAATTCGCAATCTAGCGGCGATCGTCTCCATTCCGAGTCTGTTGCGCGTTCTTTGA
- a CDS encoding ArsA family ATPase, translating to MNITDKNFTSITQYNSLHLALFSGKGGVGKTTLACAFARNWAKLFPQDSILLISTDPAHSLGDVLQLPVTTAATALPDLPNLQVRSLDAKELLGEFKAKYGKFLELLVERGSFVEGEDLTPVWDLDWPGLDEIMGLLEIQRLLTEKVVDRIVVDMAPSGHTLNLLGIKDFLDVVLNSLELFQEKHRAMSKTFRGTYTPDEIDKFLVDLKSDLNEGRALLQDESFTACLVVAIAEPMSLLETGRFITSLEELLIPCQGLFINQIALNPEPDLDRYSEQQHLLEKFLHLPGNHPVFILPQQATEPLGAKALDALIPQLQALEQVELGPEAIVEWPEKVAPSFPDFIAKGRQLILVGGKGGVGKTTVAAALGWGLAQRYPDKKIRVISIDPAHSLGDAFGQDLGHEPMPITENLSGQEIDAEVILEQFRDNYLWELAEMMSGEGPNPGSIKIAYTPEAWRMLVAQALPGIDEMLSLIEVFDLLNRHEQDLIILDTAPTGHLLRFLEMPAALSDWLAWIFKLWIQYQNVLGRVEFMGRLRTLRQQVVKAQKQLKDADYTEFIGVVQAQAAILSEQVRLTESLAKMEVPQRYVVHNRYRPGGEIDARLFPAQTVIHLPVLPRSVSALERIQGAADLLF from the coding sequence ATGAATATAACCGATAAAAATTTTACTTCGATTACCCAGTACAACTCCCTTCACCTTGCTTTATTTAGTGGTAAAGGCGGGGTGGGAAAAACCACCCTTGCTTGTGCTTTTGCCCGAAATTGGGCTAAATTATTTCCCCAAGACTCTATCTTATTAATCTCCACCGATCCCGCTCATTCTTTAGGGGATGTGTTGCAACTTCCCGTAACCACTGCCGCTACAGCATTACCGGACTTGCCTAATTTACAAGTGCGATCGCTCGATGCCAAAGAACTCTTAGGGGAATTTAAAGCAAAATATGGCAAATTCTTAGAATTATTAGTAGAACGGGGCAGCTTTGTTGAGGGAGAAGATTTAACTCCAGTGTGGGATTTAGACTGGCCCGGATTAGATGAAATCATGGGATTGCTGGAAATTCAACGATTGCTCACGGAGAAAGTTGTAGATAGAATTGTGGTGGATATGGCCCCTTCCGGTCATACTTTAAATTTATTAGGCATCAAAGATTTTTTAGATGTGGTCTTAAATTCCTTGGAACTGTTCCAAGAAAAACATCGGGCGATGTCTAAAACTTTTAGAGGAACCTATACACCCGATGAAATCGATAAGTTTTTAGTTGACTTGAAATCTGACTTAAATGAAGGGAGAGCATTGCTGCAAGATGAAAGTTTTACCGCTTGCTTAGTGGTGGCGATCGCCGAACCCATGAGTTTGTTGGAAACCGGACGGTTTATCACCAGTTTGGAAGAATTATTAATTCCTTGTCAGGGTTTATTCATTAACCAAATTGCCCTCAATCCAGAACCGGATTTAGACCGTTATAGTGAACAACAACACTTACTTGAAAAATTCCTCCACCTCCCCGGGAATCACCCGGTTTTCATCCTCCCGCAACAAGCTACCGAACCCCTGGGAGCAAAGGCCCTAGATGCCCTGATTCCTCAACTGCAAGCCCTAGAACAGGTGGAATTAGGTCCCGAGGCGATCGTGGAATGGCCGGAAAAAGTAGCCCCCAGCTTCCCGGATTTTATCGCAAAAGGTCGTCAATTAATTTTAGTGGGTGGGAAAGGAGGTGTGGGAAAAACCACCGTTGCCGCTGCATTAGGGTGGGGATTGGCGCAGCGCTATCCGGATAAAAAAATTAGAGTGATTTCCATTGATCCTGCCCATTCTTTAGGAGATGCTTTCGGTCAAGATTTGGGACATGAACCGATGCCAATCACGGAAAATTTAAGTGGGCAAGAAATTGATGCTGAGGTGATTTTGGAACAATTTCGCGATAACTATCTCTGGGAATTAGCGGAAATGATGAGTGGAGAAGGGCCGAATCCTGGAAGCATCAAAATTGCCTATACTCCGGAAGCATGGCGGATGCTGGTTGCCCAAGCTTTACCAGGAATTGATGAAATGTTATCCTTGATTGAAGTGTTTGATTTATTAAATCGACATGAACAAGATTTAATTATTTTAGATACAGCACCCACGGGTCATTTATTGCGGTTTTTAGAAATGCCTGCGGCTTTATCCGATTGGTTGGCATGGATATTTAAATTGTGGATTCAATACCAAAATGTGTTAGGCAGAGTGGAATTTATGGGACGATTGCGGACGTTGCGGCAACAAGTGGTGAAAGCACAAAAGCAGTTAAAAGATGCTGACTATACAGAATTTATTGGGGTAGTACAAGCACAAGCGGCGATTCTGTCCGAACAGGTGCGATTAACAGAGTCATTGGCAAAGATGGAAGTGCCTCAACGGTATGTGGTTCATAATCGGTATCGCCCGGGGGGTGAAATTGATGCGCGATTATTTCCAGCACAAACGGTGATTCATTTGCCGGTTTTGCCGCGTTCGGTGTCGGCTTTAGAGAGGATTCAAGGGGCTGCTGATTTGTTGTTTTAA
- a CDS encoding class I SAM-dependent methyltransferase — MFEQQPQTLREKVQKLAHQSLDQSNPSAWFDILYAEAKGDAGQVPWAKLSPHPVLESWLNDRPITPEGRSALVTGCGLGDDAETLAARGFEVTAFDISPTAIAWCRERFPDSAVNYCVGDFFNLDPAWQGQFDLVEDSRNIQALPLEVRSQVIEAIAALVAPGGTLLIITRHRDNDSQPDGPPWPLSDRDLGEFSQWGLAEIQRHEFWDGDNTIKQLRVEYRRS; from the coding sequence ATGTTTGAACAACAACCTCAGACCCTACGGGAAAAAGTCCAGAAATTAGCGCATCAATCCCTAGACCAATCAAACCCTTCGGCATGGTTTGATATTTTATATGCCGAAGCCAAAGGGGATGCGGGACAAGTGCCTTGGGCAAAATTATCCCCCCATCCGGTCCTGGAAAGTTGGTTAAATGATCGCCCCATAACCCCAGAGGGTCGTTCTGCACTGGTGACGGGATGTGGATTAGGCGATGATGCCGAAACCTTAGCCGCCCGAGGATTTGAGGTGACCGCTTTTGATATTTCCCCCACGGCGATCGCCTGGTGTCGTGAACGATTTCCCGATTCTGCGGTGAATTACTGCGTTGGGGACTTCTTTAACTTAGACCCAGCATGGCAGGGTCAGTTTGATTTAGTGGAAGACAGTCGGAATATTCAAGCGTTACCCCTTGAGGTGCGATCGCAAGTCATCGAGGCGATCGCCGCTTTAGTGGCCCCAGGCGGAACCTTGTTGATTATTACCCGCCATCGCGACAACGACAGCCAACCCGATGGTCCGCCCTGGCCCCTTTCTGACCGGGACCTCGGCGAATTTTCGCAATGGGGATTAGCAGAAATCCAGCGTCACGAATTTTGGGACGGGGATAATACGATTAAACAACTGCGGGTGGAATATCGGCGATCGTAA
- a CDS encoding AAA family ATPase yields the protein MNDLFKGFEQLLELAKTLEEKIEAGELKADMQFRTRPISSIPRTGAIPRTGNVGVSTGGVSVDASPFRTPPGPRSTGPRSKGGGSNFTSPTPGVSKPPKSGSSMKDIGGLREVLTELKELIGMPLKRPDLLAKIGLEPTRGVLLVGPPGTGKTLTARALASELGVNYIDLVGPEVISKYYGEAEQKLRAIFDQAVNSAPCIIFIDEIDSLAPDRSQVEGEVEKRLVAQLLGLMDGFAQTQGVIVLAATNRPDALDPALRRPGRFDREVQFRVPDCAGRLEILEILTGAMPLDNTVQLGEIAELATGFVGADLKAVCQKAAYTALRRQVPSIEAEIPETMTVQQGDFLEALKAVKPAVLRSVEVQSPHVSWDEIGGLESIKQTLREAVEGALINRELYLQTKARSPKGILLWGPPGTGKTLLAKAVASQAKANFICINGPELLSKWVGASEQAVRELFTKARQAAPCVVFIDEIDTLAPARGQHTGDSGVSDRVVGQLLVELDGLATGSDILVIGATNRPEAMDSALLRAGRFDLQLMVDLPDGDSRLGILQVHNQERPLSEVDLSHWATVTEGWNGADLALLGDRAAVEAIRRYRAIGMSDPAQIRITSEDFTYAYDALNQQRSA from the coding sequence ATGAATGATTTATTTAAAGGGTTTGAGCAGTTATTAGAACTCGCGAAAACCTTGGAAGAGAAAATAGAAGCTGGAGAACTCAAGGCAGATATGCAGTTCCGTACTCGTCCGATTAGTAGCATACCCCGTACTGGCGCGATTCCCCGGACTGGGAATGTCGGAGTCTCCACGGGTGGGGTTTCTGTAGATGCCAGTCCTTTCCGTACACCACCAGGTCCGCGTTCTACGGGTCCTCGTTCCAAGGGTGGCGGGTCAAATTTTACTTCCCCCACTCCCGGGGTGTCGAAGCCCCCAAAATCGGGTTCTTCGATGAAAGATATTGGCGGACTTCGAGAAGTTTTAACCGAACTAAAAGAACTGATTGGGATGCCTTTAAAACGTCCTGATTTATTAGCAAAAATTGGACTAGAACCGACCCGAGGGGTATTGTTAGTTGGACCTCCGGGAACGGGAAAAACCCTGACTGCTCGTGCTTTAGCCTCAGAATTGGGCGTCAACTATATTGATTTAGTTGGGCCAGAAGTGATTAGTAAATATTACGGCGAAGCGGAGCAAAAACTGCGGGCAATTTTTGACCAAGCGGTGAACAGTGCGCCTTGTATTATTTTTATTGATGAAATTGACAGTTTAGCGCCCGATCGCTCTCAAGTTGAGGGAGAAGTAGAAAAACGCCTGGTAGCCCAATTGTTGGGGTTAATGGATGGATTTGCTCAAACTCAAGGGGTGATTGTATTAGCCGCCACAAATCGACCGGATGCCTTAGATCCTGCCTTACGTCGCCCGGGACGGTTCGATCGCGAAGTGCAGTTTCGAGTCCCCGACTGCGCCGGACGGTTGGAAATATTAGAAATTCTCACCGGCGCAATGCCTTTAGATAACACGGTGCAGTTAGGGGAAATTGCCGAATTAGCCACCGGATTTGTAGGGGCAGATTTGAAAGCAGTTTGTCAAAAAGCCGCCTATACTGCCCTGCGTCGTCAAGTGCCTTCCATTGAGGCAGAGATTCCGGAGACGATGACGGTACAGCAGGGGGATTTTTTAGAAGCCCTCAAAGCGGTGAAACCCGCAGTTTTGCGGTCCGTGGAAGTGCAATCTCCTCATGTTTCATGGGATGAAATTGGCGGATTGGAGAGCATTAAACAGACCCTGCGAGAGGCAGTAGAAGGGGCGCTGATTAATCGGGAATTGTATTTACAAACCAAAGCCCGATCGCCCAAAGGAATTTTGCTCTGGGGTCCTCCAGGAACGGGCAAAACCCTGTTAGCCAAAGCCGTCGCCTCCCAAGCGAAAGCCAATTTTATCTGCATCAATGGACCGGAATTACTTAGTAAATGGGTGGGGGCGAGTGAACAAGCGGTTCGCGAATTATTTACCAAAGCCCGCCAAGCAGCGCCCTGTGTGGTGTTTATTGATGAAATCGATACCTTAGCCCCTGCCCGAGGACAGCATACCGGGGATTCAGGGGTGAGCGATCGCGTCGTTGGACAATTACTCGTAGAACTAGACGGCTTGGCAACCGGGTCCGATATCCTAGTCATTGGGGCGACAAATCGTCCCGAGGCAATGGATTCGGCCCTCCTGCGGGCGGGACGCTTCGACTTACAACTGATGGTGGATTTACCGGATGGAGACAGTCGTTTAGGAATTTTGCAAGTCCACAATCAGGAACGTCCCTTATCCGAGGTAGATTTGTCCCACTGGGCAACGGTTACCGAAGGTTGGAATGGAGCAGATTTGGCCTTATTAGGCGATCGCGCCGCAGTCGAAGCCATCCGCCGCTATCGGGCGATCGGCATGAGCGATCCGGCGCAAATTCGGATTACCAGTGAAGATTTTACCTACGCTTACGATGCCTTGAACCAACAGCGATCGGCTTAG
- the petH gene encoding ferredoxin--NADP reductase → MYNPSAAGVTVNTESGNRFFVYEVVGLRQTDESDSTTNPIRRSGSTFITVPYNRMNQEMRRITRMGGQIVSIRPLGEEGTSNGHTTPSVSQEQTHKEAQPSKPMTETKAKKAKTDDIPVNIYKPKDPYIGKCLSNEPLVQEGGSGIVQHLTFDLSAGDLRYLEGQSIGIIPPGEDQKGKPHKLRLYSIASTRHGDHEDDKTVSLCVRELVYKHPETNETVKGVCSSFLCHLKPGDDVAITGPVGKEMLLPDDEEATVIMMATGTGIAPFRAFLWRMFKEQHEDYKFKGLAWLFFGIPYSANILYKEELEKLQAEFPDNFRLTYAISREQENAQGGKMYIQDRIAENAEEIWNLLQKPNAHTYICGLKGMEGGIDEGMSAVTSKQGVDWFDYQKQLKKEHRWHVETY, encoded by the coding sequence ATGTACAATCCCAGCGCAGCAGGCGTTACAGTGAATACAGAATCTGGTAACCGCTTTTTCGTATATGAAGTAGTGGGTCTGCGCCAAACTGACGAGAGTGATTCGACCACTAACCCAATTCGTCGCAGTGGCAGTACCTTTATTACGGTACCGTACAACCGCATGAACCAAGAAATGCGTCGGATCACGCGGATGGGGGGACAAATTGTCAGCATTCGTCCTCTGGGCGAAGAAGGAACGAGCAATGGTCACACGACTCCCAGCGTCAGTCAAGAGCAGACCCATAAGGAAGCTCAACCCAGCAAGCCAATGACTGAAACCAAGGCGAAAAAGGCAAAAACCGACGATATTCCTGTTAATATCTACAAGCCCAAAGATCCCTATATTGGTAAGTGTCTCAGCAATGAACCCCTGGTCCAAGAAGGCGGGAGTGGGATCGTTCAACACTTGACCTTCGACCTTTCCGCTGGCGATCTGCGCTATTTAGAAGGTCAAAGTATTGGGATTATTCCTCCGGGAGAAGACCAAAAAGGCAAACCTCATAAACTGCGTTTGTACTCGATCGCTTCGACTCGTCATGGCGACCATGAAGATGATAAAACCGTCTCTCTGTGCGTCCGTGAATTAGTTTATAAGCATCCAGAAACTAACGAAACCGTTAAGGGTGTTTGCTCCTCTTTCCTGTGCCATTTGAAGCCCGGAGATGATGTCGCCATCACGGGTCCAGTTGGGAAAGAAATGTTGCTCCCTGACGATGAAGAAGCCACTGTCATCATGATGGCAACCGGGACCGGAATTGCTCCCTTCCGGGCTTTCCTATGGCGGATGTTCAAGGAACAACATGAAGACTACAAGTTCAAAGGTTTGGCTTGGTTGTTCTTCGGTATTCCCTACAGTGCCAACATTCTGTACAAAGAAGAACTAGAAAAGTTACAAGCTGAGTTCCCAGATAACTTCCGCTTGACCTACGCCATCAGCCGGGAACAAGAGAATGCTCAAGGTGGTAAGATGTACATCCAAGACCGGATTGCAGAAAACGCCGAAGAAATCTGGAACCTACTGCAAAAACCGAATGCTCATACCTACATTTGCGGTTTGAAAGGTATGGAAGGCGGCATTGATGAAGGGATGTCTGCGGTTACCTCTAAACAAGGGGTGGACTGGTTTGATTATCAAAAACAACTCAAAAAAGAACATCGCTGGCACGTTGAAACCTACTAA